Proteins encoded together in one Prunus dulcis chromosome 3, ALMONDv2, whole genome shotgun sequence window:
- the LOC117621268 gene encoding pentatricopeptide repeat-containing protein At2g42920, chloroplastic encodes MTPCCCSFTSSTSISKFISERPHLSMLEKLCTNMKDLQKIHAHLIKTGLVSDTVAASRVLAFCASPAGNINYAYMVFRNIQNPNLFIWNTIIRGSSEGPSPEIAVSLFIDMLVTSAIEPHRLTYPSVFKAYALLGLAQDGAQLHGRILKLGLESDQFIRNTIIHMYANCGFLSEARRLFDEDLECDTVAWNSMIMGLSKWGEVSEAKRLFDKFSLRNSVSWNSMISGFVRNGKYTEALKLFSEMQKERVKPSEFTMVSLLNASAQLGAIGQGEWIHEYIKKNGVEMNVIVITAIINMYCKCGSIEKAIRVFEAGPRKGLSCWNSTIMGLAINGCEEEAIELFSRLESSNFIPDGVSFLGVLTACNHSGMVDKARDYFSIMRGTYKIEPSIKHYSCMVDVLGRAGLLEVAEELIHSMPIKADAIIWGSLLSSCRKHRNIEMAKRAANRVIELDPSDSCGYVLMSNVYAASSQFQEAMKERLSMKQQKIEKEPGCSLIEVDGEVHEFIAGGRLHHKAPEIYSLLNELGFMLSEMA; translated from the coding sequence atgacaccATGTTGTTGCTCTTTCACTTCTTCAACCTCTATCTCCAAATTCATCTCAGAGAGACCACACCTCTCCATGCTTGAAAAACTATGTACCAACATGAAAGACCTCCAAAAGATCCATGCCCACCTCATCAAAACTGGCCTTGTCAGTGACACTGTTGCCGCTAGCAGGGTCTTGGCCTTCTGTGCCTCCCCAGCTGGAAACATCAACTATGCTTACATGGTTTTCAGAAACATCCAGAATCCAAACCTCTTCATTTGGAACACAATCATCAGAGGCTCCTCTGAAGGCCCAAGCCCAGAAATTGCAGTCTCTCTTTTCATTGATATGTTGGTCACTTCAGCAATTGAGCCACATAGATTGACTTACCCTTCAGTCTTTAAGGCTTATGCTCTACTTGGTCTAGCCCAAGATGGAGCTCAGCTTCATGGAAGAATTCTAAAATTGGGTCTTGAAAGTGATCAGTTTATAAGAAACACCATCATACACATGTATGCAAATTGTGGGTTTTTGAGTGAAGCAAGAAGACTGTTTGATGAAGACTTGGAATGTGACACTGTTGCATGGAATTCTATGATAATGGGGCTTTCCAAATGGGGTGAAGTCAGTGAAGCTAAAAGGCTGTTTGATAAGTTTTCTTTGAGGAACTCAGTTTCTTGGAACTCTATGATTAGTGGGTTTGTTAGGAATGGGAAGTATACGGAGGCATTGAAACTTTTTAGTGAAATGCAGAAGGAGAGGGTTAAGCCTAGTGAGTTTACAATGGTGAGCCTGTTGAATGCTTCAGCTCAGTTAGGAGCAATTGGACAAGGGGAGTGGATTCAtgaatatataaagaaaaatggtgTTGAAATGAATGTCATTGTTATCACAGCAATTATAAACATGTACTGCAAGTGTGGAAGCATCGAAAAAGCTATTCGTGTGTTTGAGGCAGGCCCGAGAAAAGGGTTGTCCTGTTGGAACTCCACCATCATGGGGCTAGCCATTAATGGTTGTGAGGAAGAAGCAATTGAGCTATTCTCAAGGCTTGAATCTTCGAATTTTATACCGGACGGTGTCAGTTTTCTTGGTGTCCTAACCGCGTGCAACCACTCAGGAATGGTGGATAAAGCAAGGGATTATTTCTCAATAATGAGAGGGACATATAAGATTGAACCTTCAATAAAACACTACAGTTGCATGGTTGATGTGTTAGGCCGAGCTGGACTTCTTGAAGTAGCAGAGGAGCTTATACATAGTATGCCAATTAAAGCAGATGCCATTATTTGGGGGTCTTTGCTCTCATCTTGTAGGAAGCATAGAAACATTGAGATGGCTAAAAGGGCAGCAAATCGTGTGATTGAATTGGATCCAAGTGACAGCTGCGGTTATGTGCTTATGTCAAATGTTTATGCTGCCTCTAGTCAATTTCAGGAAGCAATGAAGGAAAGGCTTTCCATGAAGCAGCAGAAGATAGAGAAAGAACCGGGATGTAGTTTGATCGAAGTGGATGGGGAGGTTCATGAGTTTATAGCTGGTGGAAGGCTCCATCACAAAGCCCCAGAGATTTATTCTTTGTTGAATGAGTTGGGATTCATGTTATCAGAAATGGCATAG
- the LOC117621269 gene encoding AT-hook motif nuclear-localized protein 16, giving the protein MAGGADLPVPSVVSKTAIDRSQDADKSNSHHRPGIDAILMAPKLPKAVPPISAAAEGESIRRPRGRPAGSKNKPKPPIIVTRDSANALRAHAMEVSSGCDVSESLTNFARRKQRGICILSGSGCVTNVTLRQPASSGAIVTLHGRFEILSLLGSILPPPAPPGITGLTIYLAGAQGQVVGGSVVGALIASGPVVIMAASFMNATFDRLPLDEDEVAAALQNQQYQNGRHHHLDISDLYGLPPNLLTNGNVPPEVYSWASGRTMSKT; this is encoded by the coding sequence ATGGCAGGAGGTGCAGATCTACCAGTGCCTTCTGTTGTGTCCAAAACTGCAATTGATCGGAGCCAAGACGCTGATAAAAGTAACAGCCACCACAGGCCTGGCATTGATGCAATACTTATGGCACCCAAGTTACCAAAGGCAGTGCCACCAATTTCTGCAGCAGCTGAGGGGGAGAGTATCCGGAGGCCACGTGGCAGGCCGGCTGGTTCCAAAAACAAGCCAAAACCGCCCATCATAGTCACCCGTGACAGCGCTAATGCACTTCGTGCTCATGCTATGGAAGTCAGTTCAGGCTGTGATGTGAGTGAAAGCCTAACCAACTTTGCAAGGAGGAAGCAAAGGGGCATTTGCATACTAAGTGGAAGTGGCTGTGTGACCAATGTCACATTGCGACAACCAGCTTCCTCTGGAGCAATTGTGACCCTCCATGGCCGGTTTGAAATTCTCTCGTTGCTCGGGTCAATCTTGCCCCCTCCAGCCCCTCCTGGGATCACAGGCCTGACCATCTATCTAGCAGGGGCTCAGGGGCAGGTTGTGGGTGGGAGTGTGGTTGGTGCACTCATTGCTTCAGGGCCTGTTGTGATCATGGCTGCATCGTTCATGAATGCTACTTTTGATCGTCTGCCACTGGATGAAGATGAAGTTGCTGCAGCTTTGCAAAACCAACAATACCAAAATGGCCGTCACCACCACCTGGATATTTCAGATTTATATGGACTTCCACCGAACCTGCTCACTAATGGCAATGTGCCTCCTGAGGTGTACTCCTGGGCATCAGGCCGGACCATGTCAAAAACTTAA